From the genome of Salmonella enterica subsp. houtenae serovar Houten:
TGCAAATACTCCTAATGTGCAAATATTCACCATTTTTAATGTTTAATTAAGGTTTCATCTGTTAAGAAAGTGATAATTAATAGTGCGGATAGCAGAAGAGAATTAATTAACAGACTCTAATAGGTAAGATTTAATTGTTAATTAAAAAAGAAAGGGTTGAACGTATTGCGAAATCGCAGGCCGGATAAGAGGTAATCCGGCCCGCGTATTACTTGATTAGCGTTTTTTCCCCATTGCGGCTGCCAGCGCATCCATCATGGCGCTGTTACCGGCTGGCTGGGCGTCACGACTGCGCGGTTTCGCCGCTTTTGTCGTCGGGCGGTTGCCCTGAGTGCGATCGGTACCACTACCGCGGCGGGCGGCGGCTTCGCCGGGCTGCTCGTCCAGACGCATCGTCAGCGCAATACGCTTACGTTGCAGGTCCACTTCCAGCACTTTCACCTTCACGATGTCGCCGGCTTTCACCACGGTATGCGGATCTTCAACGAACTTATTCGACAAGGAAGAAATATGGACCAAACCGTCCTGATGAACGCCGATATCGACAAACGCGCCGAAGTTGGTGACGTTAGTGACCGCTCCTTCCAAAATCATGCCCGGCAGCAGGTCGTTCATGGTTTCAACACCATCGGCGAACTGCGCGGTTTTAAACTCCGGACGCGGGTCGCGGCCCGGTTTTTCCAGCTCTTTGATGATATCGCTCACGGTCGGCACGCCGAATTTATCGTCGGTAAAATCGGCGGCCTTGAGGTGACGCAACTCACTGCTGTTGCCCATCAGGTCTTTTAGCGCTTGCTGCGTCGCCGCCAGAATACGTTCGACAACCGGATAGGCTTCCGGGTGGACGGTAGACGCATCCAGCGGGTTATCGCCATGGTTAATACGCAGGAAGCCCGCGCACTGTTCAAACGCTTTCGGCCCCAGACGGCTCACTTTCAACAGTTGCTGGCGGTTCTGGAACTGACCGTTTTCATCGCGCCAGGCAACGATATTCTGCGCCATCATGCGCGTTAAGCCCGCGACGCGGGTTAGCAGCGGCACGGAGGCGGTATTCAAATCGACGCCGACGGCGTTTACGCAGTCTTCGACCACCGCATCCAGTTTGCGGGCCAACTGGGTCTGGCTGACATCGTGCTGATACTGGCCGACGCCGATCGATTTCGGGTCGATTTTCACCAGTTCAGCCAGCGGGTCCTGGAGACGGCGGGCAATGGACACCGCGCCGCGCAGAGAAACATCCAGATCCGGAAACTCCTGCGCCGCCAGCTCAGACGCGGAATAGACGGACGCTCCGGCTTCGCTGACGATCACTTTCTGCGCCGTCACGTTCGGGAACTGTTTCTGCACATCGAGATAGAAACGTTCGGTTTCGCGCGAGGCCGTGCCGTTACCAATCGCTACCAGTTCGACGTGGTATTTTTCGCACAGTGCGGCGATCACGGTAGCCGCTTTGGCCGCCTGACCGGTATGCGGATAAATGGTATCCGTTGCTACCAGCTTGCCGGTGCCGTCAACGACAGCGACTTTTACGCCGGTACGCAGGCCAGGATCAAGGCCCATTGTGGCGCGCAGGCCAGCGGGGGCCGCCATCAGCAGGTCGTGCAGATTACGGGCAAACACGTTAATCGCTTCGTCTTCCGCACGCTCACGTACGGTGCCCATCAGTTCGGTTTCGAGGTGCATTAAGACTTTGATACGCCACGTCCAGCTCACTACGCCTTTGCGCCAGCTATCCGCCGGGGCGTTATTCAGCCGCAGGCCGAGATGGTCCATGATGATTTGCTCGCAGTAGCTCTCTTTTGGCGGCTCATCAAACTGTGGGTCGGCATTGAGCGAAAGTTGCAGAATGCCTTCGTTACGACCGCGGAACATGGCCAGCGCACGGTGAGACGGGACGTTAGCAATTGGCTCATGATGGTCGTAATAGTCGCGGAATTTTGCCCCTTCTTCCTCTTTGCCGCTCACGACTGTGGCGACCAGATGGGCGTTCTTCCACAGGTAATCACGCACTTTCGCCAGCAATGCGGCGTCTTCGGCAAAGCGCTCCATCAGAATGTAGCGTGCGCCATCAAGCGCGGCTTTCGTGTCCGCCACGCCTTTGTCGACATCAATATACTTTGCCGCTTCCACGTCAGGATCGTGGGATGGCTTGTTCCAGAGCAGATCGGCCAGCGGCTCAAGGCCGGCTTCTATGGCGATTTGTCCTCGGGTGCGGCGTTTAGGTTTAAAGGGCAGGTAGAGGTCTTCGAGCTCGGTCTTACTTAACGTAGCGTTGATGGCGTCAGCCAGCTCATCGGTCAGTTTGCCTTGTTCGGAAATGGACTTGAGGATCGCCTGACGCCTGTCTTCCAGCTCACGCAGATAGCCCAGACGTGTTTCCAGGTTACGCAACTGCGTGTCATCCAGACCGCCGGTGATTTCTTTACGATAACGTGCGATAAACGGCACGGTGTTCCCTTCGTCAAGCAGGCGAACGGCAGCTTCAACCTGCCCGGCATGTGCCTGGATTTCACCCGCAATAATGCGGCAGAAAGAATCATTCATCATGGGTTAGCTTCGTCTTCAGGATAAAAATCAGGGGATAGTTATACGGATTGGCTGGCAAAAATGCCAGCCATCAGCGGGGGCTTAGGATTCTTCTTGTCTTATTTGGCGTATTCGATCGCGTTGACGTACCAGTTTGCTTCGCCGACAGGGGTGTTAACCACCGCCAGATCGCCCACTTCTTTTTTCAGTAGCGCCCGCGCCATCGGCGAATCGATAGAGATGTAATCCTTACGTCCGAAAATTTCATCGTAGCCGACAATGCGGAACTTCAGCGTATCGCCGTCGTCATTTTCGATTTCCACCCAGGCGCCGAAGAAGACTTTGCCCTCCTGCTGCGGGGAATAATCCACGATTTTGAGATTTTCCATGCATTTGGTCAGATATCTGACGCGTCTGTCGATCTCACGCAGGCGCTTTTTATTATACTGATAGTCGGCATTCTCGCTGCGGTCGCCCAGACTCGCAGCCCAGGTCACTTTTTTGGTGACCTCCGGACGCTCTTCACGCCAGAGATAATTGAGCTCTTGTTTGAGTGTTTCGTACCCTTCGCGGGTGATCAGGGGCGTTTTCATCTCGTCGATTTACCTTTGCTGTCGATATTGCGCACACGGGGTATAACGTGATCGTCCCGACAGAATAAATAATGGGTTTGCTGATTAATTGTATATTTAAGCTGCTGTTAAATATGCTTTGTAACAATTTAGCCTGAAATTCATACCAGAATTTGCTGGTGACTCACGTGAGCTTTTTTAAAAATACACACTTACATTTGTTGCGAACCTTTGGGAGTACAGACAATGCAAGAGAATTATAAGATTCTGGTGGTTGATGACGATATGCGTCTGCGGGCGCTACTGGAACGTTATCTGACCGAGCAGGGCTTCCAGGTTCGAAGCGTCGCTAACGCCGAGCAGATGGATCGTCTGCTGACCCGTGAATCTTTCCATCTCATGGTACTGGATTTAATGCTGCCAGGTGAAGATGGTCTGTCGATTTGTCGCCGCCTGCGTAGTCAAAGTAATCCAATGCCGATCATTATGGTCACGGCGAAGGGTGAAGAGGTTGACCGTATCGTCGGGCTGGAAATCGGCGCCGATGACTACATTCCTAAACCGTTTAACCCGCGCGAGCTGCTGGCGCGTATCCGCGCCGTGCTGCGTCGTCAGGCAAACGAACTGCCCGGCGCGCCGTCGCAGGAAGAGGCCGTTATCGCGTTCGGTAAGTTTAAACTGAACCTCGGTACGCGCGAGATGTTCCGTGAAGATGAACCGATGCCGCTGACCAGCGGGGAGTTTGCGGTACTGAAAGCGTTAGTCAGCCATCCGCGCGAGCCGCTCTCTCGCGATAAGCTGATGAATCTGGCCCGTGGCCGCGAGTATTCCGCGATGGAACGTTCCATTGACGTCCAGATCTCCCGCCTGCGCCGTATGGTGGAAGAGGATCCGGCGCATCCGCGTTATATTCAGACCGTATGGGGTCTGGGCTACGTCTTCGTACCGGACGGTTCTAAAGCATGAGGCGAATGCGCTTCTCGCCGCGAAGTTCATTTGCCCGCACGCTGTTGCTCATCGTCACCTTGCTGTTCGTCAGCCTGGTGACGACCTATCTGGTGGTGCTGAACTTCGCGATTTTGCCGAGCCTCCAGCAGTTTAATAAGGTTCTGGCTTACGAAGTCCGTATGCTGATGACCGATAAGCTGCAACTGGAGGACGGTACGCAGTTAGTCGTGCCTCCTGCGTTTCGCCGGGAAATCTATCGCGAACTGGGGATCTCTCTCTACACCAACGAAGCCGCCGAAGAGGCCGGGCTGCGTTGGGCGCAACACTACGAATTCTTAAGCCATCAGATGGCGCAGCAATTAGGCGGCCCAACGGAAGTGCGCGTT
Proteins encoded in this window:
- the yhgF gene encoding transcription accessory protein translates to MMNDSFCRIIAGEIQAHAGQVEAAVRLLDEGNTVPFIARYRKEITGGLDDTQLRNLETRLGYLRELEDRRQAILKSISEQGKLTDELADAINATLSKTELEDLYLPFKPKRRTRGQIAIEAGLEPLADLLWNKPSHDPDVEAAKYIDVDKGVADTKAALDGARYILMERFAEDAALLAKVRDYLWKNAHLVATVVSGKEEEGAKFRDYYDHHEPIANVPSHRALAMFRGRNEGILQLSLNADPQFDEPPKESYCEQIIMDHLGLRLNNAPADSWRKGVVSWTWRIKVLMHLETELMGTVRERAEDEAINVFARNLHDLLMAAPAGLRATMGLDPGLRTGVKVAVVDGTGKLVATDTIYPHTGQAAKAATVIAALCEKYHVELVAIGNGTASRETERFYLDVQKQFPNVTAQKVIVSEAGASVYSASELAAQEFPDLDVSLRGAVSIARRLQDPLAELVKIDPKSIGVGQYQHDVSQTQLARKLDAVVEDCVNAVGVDLNTASVPLLTRVAGLTRMMAQNIVAWRDENGQFQNRQQLLKVSRLGPKAFEQCAGFLRINHGDNPLDASTVHPEAYPVVERILAATQQALKDLMGNSSELRHLKAADFTDDKFGVPTVSDIIKELEKPGRDPRPEFKTAQFADGVETMNDLLPGMILEGAVTNVTNFGAFVDIGVHQDGLVHISSLSNKFVEDPHTVVKAGDIVKVKVLEVDLQRKRIALTMRLDEQPGEAAARRGSGTDRTQGNRPTTKAAKPRSRDAQPAGNSAMMDALAAAMGKKR
- the greB gene encoding transcription elongation factor GreB, with the protein product MKTPLITREGYETLKQELNYLWREERPEVTKKVTWAASLGDRSENADYQYNKKRLREIDRRVRYLTKCMENLKIVDYSPQQEGKVFFGAWVEIENDDGDTLKFRIVGYDEIFGRKDYISIDSPMARALLKKEVGDLAVVNTPVGEANWYVNAIEYAK
- the ompR gene encoding osmolarity response regulator; its protein translation is MQENYKILVVDDDMRLRALLERYLTEQGFQVRSVANAEQMDRLLTRESFHLMVLDLMLPGEDGLSICRRLRSQSNPMPIIMVTAKGEEVDRIVGLEIGADDYIPKPFNPRELLARIRAVLRRQANELPGAPSQEEAVIAFGKFKLNLGTREMFREDEPMPLTSGEFAVLKALVSHPREPLSRDKLMNLARGREYSAMERSIDVQISRLRRMVEEDPAHPRYIQTVWGLGYVFVPDGSKA